Proteins encoded by one window of Blastopirellula marina:
- a CDS encoding serine hydrolase domain-containing protein: MKNTPDRRQFLARLGMLISTSGIGAWSAEECTAADGVASTGKSLPGLEAFDRTIGQFIEKNKPLGVSLAVAYRGRLVYAKGFGHADLPGKRKVQPTSLFRIASLTKPITAVAVMKLVQEGKVQLDQPIVPLLNASFLPEDPQRWVDPRLADVTVRQCLQHSGGFDKDTSGDPFAMSRQVRAALKVTFPLAKEDVLRFALTRKLDFDPGTRHAYANVGYLMLGQMIEQVTGQSYGDYVQQEVLQPMQIRRMRLARTLPKHRAAGEVEYRDTKQRTGRNVLGERGIDPVPYPYGIERIENLASVGGWLASSVDMVRFTSELFFPTADAILSRESLQTMFAPPQIAGKQITGNEAYYACGWLVRQAPGSVLPWTCWHTGRLTGVSTLLVSRADGVTWSVLFNQDTAPDGQPYARKIDSPMHAPANAVADWPEGDLFADYL; encoded by the coding sequence ATGAAAAACACCCCTGATCGCCGCCAGTTTCTCGCCCGGCTGGGCATGCTTATCTCTACTAGCGGCATCGGAGCCTGGTCTGCCGAAGAGTGCACGGCGGCCGATGGTGTTGCCTCTACGGGGAAGAGTCTGCCGGGGCTCGAAGCGTTCGACCGGACGATCGGGCAGTTCATTGAAAAGAACAAGCCGCTGGGGGTATCGCTGGCGGTGGCCTATCGAGGCCGGCTCGTTTACGCCAAAGGATTTGGCCACGCCGATCTGCCTGGTAAGCGAAAGGTGCAGCCGACCTCGTTGTTTCGTATTGCCAGTCTCACCAAGCCGATCACTGCCGTCGCGGTCATGAAACTGGTGCAAGAGGGCAAGGTTCAGTTGGATCAGCCGATCGTGCCGCTGCTGAACGCCAGCTTCTTACCCGAAGATCCACAACGCTGGGTCGATCCTCGCCTGGCCGATGTCACCGTGCGGCAATGTTTGCAGCATAGCGGTGGTTTTGACAAAGATACGTCGGGCGATCCGTTTGCCATGAGTCGGCAGGTTCGTGCGGCATTGAAGGTCACCTTTCCACTGGCCAAAGAGGACGTGCTCCGTTTCGCGCTGACGCGCAAACTCGACTTCGACCCAGGCACCAGGCATGCCTATGCGAACGTGGGCTACTTGATGTTAGGGCAGATGATCGAACAGGTAACCGGCCAGTCGTACGGCGACTATGTGCAGCAGGAAGTGCTGCAGCCGATGCAGATCCGCCGCATGCGTCTGGCGCGGACGCTCCCCAAGCATCGCGCCGCCGGCGAGGTCGAGTATCGAGATACCAAGCAGCGCACCGGAAGAAATGTCTTGGGAGAGCGAGGCATCGATCCGGTCCCCTATCCTTACGGGATCGAACGCATCGAGAACCTGGCGTCGGTCGGGGGCTGGCTGGCTTCGTCGGTCGATATGGTTCGCTTTACGTCGGAGCTGTTCTTTCCCACGGCCGATGCGATCCTCTCGCGCGAATCACTGCAAACGATGTTTGCTCCACCGCAGATCGCCGGCAAACAAATCACCGGCAACGAGGCCTACTACGCGTGCGGTTGGCTCGTGCGTCAAGCGCCCGGCAGTGTGCTGCCGTGGACGTGTTGGCATACCGGCCGCCTGACCGGCGTATCGACGCTGCTGGTCTCTCGCGCCGATGGTGTGACGTGGAGCGTGCTGTTCAATCAAGATACCGCCCCCGACGGTCAGCCCTATGCCAGGAAGATCGACTCGCCGATGCATGCCCCGGCCAATGCGGTTGCTGATTGGCCGGAGGGGGATTTGTTTGCGGATTACCTGTAG
- a CDS encoding transaldolase family protein: MTTPLETLIQAGTKVWLDSIDPELVDSNFKLGVSGATSNPVIVSDLIKSGQFDNWIEELTAAGHEADEIAWTITDRMVQNAQDVFLPVWERTEGNDGYVSFELDPLLEDPERNLPHDERVAQYIELGKKWGSGHKNRMIKVPATPAGIDALEELCAAGITLNVTLCFTMRQYHAAREAVWRGAQRRKSTDAFKSVYSIFVSRVDVYSEKHLPDLSDAAQGQLGIVNAKNIWKDNAEFWADKNLKLQQELIFASTGTKLPSDPPWKYVAAFAGDGIETNPPKTNQQVQESGKSFDREIDQLPPQSVLDELDSKVDYVDLENVLMEEGIAKFADPQKALLALIESKKAAV; the protein is encoded by the coding sequence ATGACGACGCCATTGGAAACTCTCATACAGGCAGGCACCAAAGTTTGGCTCGATTCAATCGACCCTGAGCTGGTCGACTCGAATTTCAAGCTTGGCGTTTCCGGGGCGACATCCAATCCGGTGATCGTTTCCGATCTGATCAAATCAGGCCAATTCGACAACTGGATCGAAGAGCTTACCGCCGCAGGACACGAGGCCGACGAGATTGCCTGGACGATCACCGATCGCATGGTTCAAAACGCCCAGGACGTCTTTTTACCCGTCTGGGAGCGTACCGAGGGGAACGACGGGTACGTCAGCTTCGAGCTCGATCCTCTGCTGGAAGACCCGGAGCGTAACCTGCCGCACGACGAGCGAGTGGCCCAGTACATCGAGCTGGGCAAGAAGTGGGGCAGCGGTCATAAGAACCGCATGATCAAAGTCCCGGCGACCCCTGCCGGCATCGATGCGTTAGAAGAACTTTGTGCCGCCGGCATCACGTTGAACGTGACACTTTGTTTCACCATGCGGCAATATCACGCGGCTCGCGAGGCCGTTTGGCGCGGCGCGCAGCGGCGGAAATCGACCGACGCGTTCAAAAGTGTCTACTCTATCTTTGTTTCTCGCGTGGATGTTTATTCCGAGAAGCATCTGCCCGATCTCAGCGATGCGGCCCAGGGGCAACTGGGGATTGTGAACGCCAAGAACATTTGGAAAGACAACGCCGAGTTCTGGGCCGACAAGAACTTGAAGCTGCAGCAGGAATTAATCTTCGCGTCGACCGGAACGAAGCTTCCTTCCGATCCTCCCTGGAAGTACGTCGCGGCGTTCGCCGGGGATGGAATTGAAACGAATCCCCCCAAGACGAACCAACAGGTTCAAGAGAGTGGCAAGTCGTTCGACCGAGAGATCGATCAGTTGCCGCCACAGTCAGTGCTCGACGAACTCGACAGCAAAGTCGACTACGTCGATCTCGAGAATGTGTTGATGGAAGAAGGGATCGCCAAGTTCGCCGATCCACAGAAGGCCTTGCTCGCATTGATCGAGTCGAAAAAGGCCGCCGTCTAA
- a CDS encoding efflux RND transporter permease subunit: protein MRRPTFFERYALYILCTIFFLVPFALRGARLSLEQMRNDVKDWLPSDFAETSELDWFRDHFLGEQFVLISWKGCTADDQRLDYLARLLVPPPLTEEEKQKVPIDHRLPDFIGDELGLYYPGDEHQGWAGQNEKWFLGNNATWYYLLENGELYKWNGKSTVLGALGRASERVFTGGNSVDGDYVKKVHEEYFKKPKLLQARLFKSVTTGPDVLAQLAAPGGTLVRNEDPSPKDLEEARQKALDRLTGTLFGPDGEQTCLIVTLTDAGKVDLRRTMGHGVLGRPLGQLEELAEQAGVPLEELRLGGPPVDNVSIDEEGERTLARLVSFSVIIGLGLSYMCLRSIKLTIMVFFVGGISAVTSLSLIYWTAGRFIWWLDPTTDAVIMSMPAVVYVLGLSGAIHIVNYYKDVVNESGTLRNAPELTIAHGWYPCTIAAVTTAVGLGSLATSSITPIHKFGIFSAMGVLATLFLLFTYLPAALQMWPPSAAKKKGEAKPVEPSAAGLWISRIGDKVGDYIIANNIKVAIGCLAIFLFFAFGLQYLKTSVQLLKMFDDDARIIQDYAWLEDNLGKLVPMELVVRVEPELLYYDEADPEKALNPLALASENKVDPKFQYKFLERMEMAQRVANVVEEYLGPDGAELVGPPMSALTFAPELPDAGNSTASLSERYAYSKQLEASFNEFVRSDYLRVDKKNGAELWRVSLRLGALENIDYGNFVNDLKQVTEPIMDAYQARDRILAQIDKDRDGAGYVNAKVALLGVNFESAKEAATDGKPNHHDRYGHLDATKVFSETLRDLLVNARIKVLDHDPNAHTQERLDWILNNGRGHADYVALVEPNAIYDMGAIAENANIKGTFDITAHEYTGKEIPRMYADGRPPVSLVYTGVVPVVYKAARTLLTNLIESTVWAFALIALVMMLVLKSFRAGLISMLPNVFPICIVFGFMSWTGIEVDIGTMMTASVAMGVAVDDTVHFLTWFRWGLDEGYTRAHAIKEAYNRCAMAMFQTTIIGGLGLAVFAFSTFTPTQRFGYLMVSLLAVALIGDLVFLPALLAGPLGRVFRPDHKARSKRNDEDDRAEEEPANEPSAEVDTPEVAGEEVEEPRVYPVHGRSRPA from the coding sequence ATGCGTCGACCTACATTCTTCGAGCGTTATGCCCTGTACATCTTGTGCACGATCTTTTTCCTCGTGCCGTTTGCGCTGCGCGGAGCACGTTTGTCGCTCGAGCAGATGCGGAACGATGTTAAGGACTGGCTCCCCAGCGACTTCGCCGAAACCTCGGAGCTTGACTGGTTCCGCGATCACTTCCTGGGTGAGCAGTTCGTGCTGATCAGCTGGAAAGGCTGCACCGCCGACGACCAGCGTCTGGACTATTTAGCGCGCCTCTTGGTGCCGCCGCCGCTGACCGAAGAAGAGAAGCAAAAGGTCCCCATCGATCACCGCCTGCCTGACTTTATCGGCGACGAACTGGGACTCTATTACCCTGGCGACGAACACCAAGGGTGGGCCGGCCAGAACGAAAAGTGGTTCCTGGGCAACAATGCGACCTGGTATTACCTGCTGGAAAACGGCGAACTGTATAAGTGGAATGGCAAAAGCACTGTCCTTGGTGCGTTGGGTCGTGCCTCCGAACGCGTCTTCACCGGAGGTAACTCGGTCGACGGCGATTACGTAAAGAAGGTGCATGAAGAGTACTTCAAGAAGCCAAAACTTCTGCAAGCTCGGCTCTTCAAATCGGTTACGACCGGGCCAGACGTGTTGGCTCAGTTGGCTGCCCCCGGCGGTACGCTGGTTCGCAATGAAGACCCCAGCCCCAAAGATTTGGAAGAAGCCCGGCAGAAGGCCTTGGACCGCCTGACTGGTACCCTGTTTGGTCCTGACGGAGAGCAGACCTGCTTGATCGTCACGCTGACCGATGCCGGCAAGGTCGACCTGCGCCGCACCATGGGACACGGCGTGCTTGGCCGCCCGCTGGGGCAGTTGGAAGAGCTGGCCGAACAAGCTGGCGTTCCGTTGGAAGAGCTTCGCCTGGGTGGTCCTCCGGTCGATAACGTTTCGATCGACGAAGAAGGGGAACGCACGCTGGCCCGCCTGGTCAGCTTCAGCGTGATCATCGGCCTGGGGCTTTCTTACATGTGTCTGCGCAGTATCAAGCTGACGATCATGGTCTTCTTTGTCGGTGGGATCAGCGCGGTGACGAGCCTGTCGTTGATTTACTGGACCGCTGGCCGCTTCATCTGGTGGCTCGATCCTACGACTGACGCGGTGATCATGTCGATGCCGGCCGTGGTGTACGTGCTCGGCTTATCGGGCGCGATCCATATTGTGAACTACTACAAAGACGTCGTGAACGAATCCGGCACGCTGCGCAACGCACCCGAGCTAACGATCGCTCATGGTTGGTACCCCTGCACAATCGCCGCCGTGACCACCGCCGTCGGTCTTGGTTCGCTGGCAACCAGCAGCATCACGCCGATTCATAAGTTCGGCATCTTTTCGGCCATGGGCGTGCTGGCAACGCTCTTCCTGCTGTTTACCTACTTGCCGGCTGCACTGCAAATGTGGCCCCCCAGTGCGGCTAAGAAAAAGGGAGAAGCCAAGCCGGTCGAACCTTCCGCTGCCGGTCTTTGGATTAGCCGAATTGGGGACAAGGTCGGTGACTATATCATCGCCAACAACATTAAGGTCGCGATTGGCTGCCTGGCGATCTTCCTCTTCTTCGCGTTTGGTCTGCAGTACCTGAAGACATCGGTGCAGTTGTTGAAGATGTTCGACGACGATGCCCGCATCATTCAGGACTATGCCTGGTTGGAAGACAACCTCGGCAAGCTGGTTCCCATGGAACTGGTCGTCCGTGTCGAACCGGAGCTGCTGTACTACGACGAAGCCGATCCAGAAAAAGCCCTCAACCCGCTGGCCTTGGCGAGCGAGAACAAGGTCGATCCCAAGTTCCAGTACAAGTTCCTGGAGCGTATGGAGATGGCCCAGCGTGTGGCCAACGTGGTCGAAGAGTACCTCGGCCCCGATGGAGCAGAACTCGTAGGTCCGCCGATGTCGGCCCTGACGTTCGCTCCGGAACTGCCCGATGCCGGCAACAGCACGGCTTCTCTCTCGGAACGTTACGCCTATAGCAAGCAGTTGGAAGCCTCGTTCAACGAGTTTGTCCGTTCCGACTACCTTCGCGTCGATAAGAAGAACGGTGCCGAACTGTGGCGCGTGAGCCTCCGCTTGGGTGCTTTGGAAAACATCGACTACGGCAACTTCGTCAACGACCTGAAGCAAGTTACCGAACCGATCATGGACGCCTACCAGGCCCGCGATCGGATTCTGGCTCAGATCGACAAAGACCGCGACGGTGCTGGCTACGTCAACGCCAAGGTGGCGCTGCTGGGCGTGAACTTCGAATCTGCCAAAGAAGCGGCCACCGATGGCAAACCAAATCACCACGATCGCTACGGCCACCTCGACGCCACGAAGGTCTTTTCCGAAACGCTGCGCGACTTGCTGGTCAACGCACGCATCAAGGTGCTGGATCACGATCCGAATGCCCATACCCAGGAACGTCTGGATTGGATTCTGAACAACGGTCGCGGCCATGCCGACTATGTCGCACTGGTCGAACCGAACGCCATTTACGACATGGGTGCGATTGCCGAGAACGCCAACATCAAAGGGACCTTCGACATCACCGCGCACGAGTACACCGGGAAAGAGATACCCCGCATGTACGCCGATGGCCGGCCGCCTGTTTCGCTGGTTTACACGGGCGTGGTTCCCGTGGTGTACAAGGCCGCTCGTACGCTGCTGACCAACCTGATCGAAAGCACGGTCTGGGCGTTCGCCTTGATCGCACTGGTGATGATGCTGGTGCTCAAGAGCTTCCGGGCTGGCCTTATCTCGATGCTGCCGAACGTCTTCCCAATTTGTATCGTGTTCGGCTTTATGTCGTGGACGGGCATTGAAGTCGACATTGGTACGATGATGACCGCCAGCGTGGCGATGGGTGTGGCGGTGGATGATACGGTCCACTTCCTGACCTGGTTCCGCTGGGGCCTCGACGAAGGCTATACACGTGCCCATGCGATTAAAGAAGCCTACAACCGCTGTGCGATGGCCATGTTCCAGACAACCATCATCGGTGGTTTGGGTCTGGCTGTGTTCGCTTTCAGCACCTTCACGCCCACCCAGCGATTTGGCTACCTGATGGTCTCGCTGTTGGCGGTGGCCCTGATCGGCGACCTGGTGTTCCTGCCGGCCCTGCTGGCTGGTCCGCTGGGACGCGTTTTCCGTCCGGACCACAAGGCCCGCAGCAAACGCAACGACGAAGATGACCGTGCTGAGGAAGAGCCCGCCAACGAACCATCGGCCGAAGTCGATACCCCGGAAGTCGCCGGCGAAGAAGTGGAAGAACCGCGTGTCTACCCGGTTCACGGCCGCAGCCGGCCTGCGTAG
- the def gene encoding peptide deformylase, which produces MQIIHFPHPTLRYKSKPVKRVDAELRGMIAEMFDLMYQARGIGLAANQVGIPLRFFVMNLAGEKGEGEELVFINPAINRGTGSDEAEEGCLSLPGVYGAVMRPSEILFSAYMPNGEKFEQKVDGLFARCVQHETDHLDGIMFTDRMDEDSLYEIQPQIDKFELTFERLRGEGKLPTDEEIVKFQGKLEEKYA; this is translated from the coding sequence TTGCAGATTATTCACTTTCCTCACCCCACGCTGCGTTACAAATCGAAGCCTGTGAAGCGCGTCGACGCGGAACTTCGCGGCATGATCGCCGAGATGTTCGATCTGATGTACCAGGCTCGGGGGATTGGCCTGGCCGCCAATCAGGTAGGTATCCCGTTGCGGTTTTTCGTTATGAATCTGGCCGGTGAAAAGGGAGAAGGCGAGGAACTCGTCTTCATCAATCCGGCCATCAACCGTGGTACCGGATCGGACGAAGCCGAAGAGGGCTGCTTGAGCCTGCCAGGCGTTTACGGCGCAGTGATGCGTCCCTCCGAGATCTTGTTCAGCGCCTACATGCCCAACGGCGAGAAGTTCGAGCAGAAAGTCGACGGCCTGTTTGCTCGCTGCGTGCAGCACGAGACCGACCATCTCGACGGGATCATGTTCACCGATCGCATGGACGAAGACTCGCTGTACGAAATCCAGCCGCAGATTGACAAGTTCGAGCTTACCTTCGAACGCTTGCGCGGCGAAGGCAAACTGCCTACCGACGAAGAGATCGTCAAGTTCCAGGGCAAACTCGAAGAGAAGTATGCTTAG
- the fmt gene encoding methionyl-tRNA formyltransferase, whose product MKIVMMGTGPFAVPTFQALIATEHEVACLFTQPVRSVHRRKSSIPTPMRDVAAEHGIAIHDPVSVNTEEARQLLADLQPDLLVVCDYGQILKDFILATATYGGINLHGSILPRYRGAAPVNWAILNGDAETGITVIHMTPKLDGGPCLQVVRTPIGPTETTVELEPRLADLGVPAVLESIEMLLKHGPEGTPGVVQDQSLATKAPRLAKADADINWEDTAELIYNKFRAFQPWPGCFTHWQQHDKPPLRIILKEIRLLREPAPEGIAPGSVSVVAEDRLYFAAKGGQIIVDWLQPAGKKPMRVADFVHGYHPQVGDRLLSESALSPQE is encoded by the coding sequence ATGAAAATCGTCATGATGGGGACGGGGCCGTTTGCTGTTCCCACGTTCCAGGCCCTGATTGCCACCGAGCACGAAGTCGCTTGCCTCTTTACGCAGCCGGTGCGGTCGGTGCATCGACGGAAGTCTTCGATTCCCACTCCGATGCGCGACGTGGCCGCCGAGCACGGCATTGCCATTCATGATCCGGTGAGTGTGAACACCGAAGAAGCGCGACAGCTACTGGCCGATCTTCAACCAGATTTGTTGGTTGTGTGTGACTACGGTCAGATCTTGAAAGACTTCATCCTGGCCACCGCTACCTATGGCGGTATCAACCTGCACGGGTCGATCTTGCCCAGGTATCGCGGCGCGGCACCGGTCAACTGGGCGATTCTCAATGGCGACGCGGAAACCGGCATCACGGTCATTCACATGACACCGAAGCTCGACGGGGGCCCTTGCCTGCAAGTAGTTCGCACGCCGATCGGCCCGACCGAAACAACCGTCGAACTGGAACCTCGGCTGGCGGATCTCGGCGTACCGGCCGTGCTCGAGTCGATCGAGATGCTGCTGAAGCATGGCCCAGAAGGAACCCCCGGCGTGGTTCAGGATCAGTCGCTCGCCACCAAGGCACCACGCCTGGCCAAGGCCGATGCAGACATCAACTGGGAAGATACAGCCGAGCTGATCTATAACAAGTTTCGCGCGTTCCAGCCGTGGCCTGGCTGCTTTACGCATTGGCAGCAGCACGATAAGCCGCCGCTGCGAATTATCCTGAAAGAGATCCGCTTGTTGCGCGAGCCAGCCCCGGAAGGGATCGCGCCCGGCTCGGTCTCAGTGGTGGCGGAAGATCGGCTCTATTTCGCGGCGAAGGGGGGCCAAATCATTGTCGATTGGCTGCAGCCAGCCGGTAAGAAGCCGATGCGCGTGGCCGACTTCGTCCACGGTTACCATCCCCAGGTGGGTGATCGATTGCTGTCGGAATCGGCCCTTTCGCCGCAAGAATAA
- the miaB gene encoding tRNA (N6-isopentenyl adenosine(37)-C2)-methylthiotransferase MiaB — protein MEKRLFIETVGCQMNMLDSELVVASLRKQGYVLTTKPEEADTLLFNTCSVRAQSENKTYSHLGMLRDLKEKNPEKVIGVMGCMAQNHQHKIFTRAPYVDLIVGPGQLHQIPSMIDKINAGEGKQIEVSLGRKDGTRDQITRSHESFDPLRDPEMRPTPFQAYVRIQIGCDKFCTYCIVPSVRGPEQGRSPEDIIRECRHLAEHGTVEITLVGQTVNSYKATDASGKQWRLADLLTELQAIEGLERIKFVTNYPKDMTRELLEAVRDLSKVSPYLHVPLQSGSDEVLKRMKRGYTVADYREMMARIREIVPGYAVSSDFIVGFCGETEEDFQKTVELVEECRFKNSFIFKYSEREGTRGAELFIDDIPHHVKQQRNNDLLAIQNRISLEDNQKLIGDTVHVLVEGPSKTSLKKADEADNPHATQLIGRTHCDRIVVFDGNPRLIGKIMPVVVYDCHAHTLFGEVVTQECGPELFALG, from the coding sequence ATGGAAAAACGTCTTTTTATTGAAACCGTCGGTTGTCAGATGAACATGCTCGATAGCGAGCTGGTCGTGGCCTCGCTTCGCAAGCAAGGCTATGTCCTGACCACCAAGCCCGAAGAAGCGGATACCCTGCTCTTCAACACGTGCAGCGTGCGCGCCCAGTCGGAAAACAAGACGTACAGCCACCTTGGCATGCTGCGCGACCTGAAGGAAAAGAACCCCGAGAAGGTCATCGGCGTGATGGGCTGCATGGCCCAGAACCATCAGCACAAGATCTTCACCCGGGCACCCTACGTCGACCTGATCGTCGGCCCCGGGCAACTGCATCAGATTCCTTCAATGATCGATAAGATCAACGCCGGGGAAGGCAAGCAGATTGAAGTGAGCCTGGGGCGCAAGGATGGTACGCGCGATCAAATCACCCGCAGCCACGAAAGCTTCGACCCGCTCCGCGATCCTGAGATGCGTCCGACACCGTTTCAGGCTTACGTGCGAATTCAGATTGGCTGCGACAAGTTCTGCACGTACTGCATCGTGCCGAGCGTTCGTGGCCCTGAGCAAGGCCGCTCGCCGGAAGACATCATTCGCGAATGCCGCCACCTGGCCGAGCACGGTACCGTCGAAATCACCCTCGTCGGTCAGACCGTCAACAGCTACAAGGCCACCGACGCAAGCGGCAAGCAGTGGCGTCTGGCCGATCTGCTGACCGAACTGCAAGCGATCGAAGGTCTCGAGCGGATCAAGTTCGTGACCAACTATCCAAAGGATATGACCCGCGAACTGTTGGAAGCGGTTCGCGATTTGAGCAAGGTCTCGCCATACCTGCACGTGCCGCTGCAAAGTGGCTCCGACGAAGTCCTCAAGCGGATGAAACGCGGCTACACGGTGGCCGACTACCGCGAGATGATGGCCCGCATTCGCGAGATCGTCCCAGGCTACGCCGTCAGCAGCGACTTTATCGTCGGCTTCTGTGGCGAGACCGAAGAAGACTTCCAGAAGACCGTTGAACTGGTCGAAGAGTGCCGCTTCAAGAATAGCTTCATCTTCAAGTACAGCGAACGCGAAGGAACCCGCGGTGCTGAGCTTTTCATCGACGACATCCCGCATCACGTCAAGCAGCAGCGCAACAACGACCTGCTGGCGATCCAGAATCGTATCAGCCTGGAAGACAATCAGAAGCTGATCGGCGATACCGTGCACGTGCTGGTCGAAGGTCCCAGCAAGACGTCCCTCAAAAAGGCGGACGAAGCCGACAACCCGCACGCAACCCAGTTGATCGGACGAACGCATTGCGACCGCATTGTTGTCTTCGATGGCAACCCGCGGTTAATTGGCAAGATCATGCCGGTGGTGGTTTACGATTGCCACGCGCATACGCTGTTCGGCGAAGTCGTCACGCAGGAATGCGGACCGGAACTGTTCGCGTTGGGTTAG
- a CDS encoding NADPH-dependent FMN reductase yields MSQPRILAFAGSARRDSFNKKLIKIAAKAAQQAGAEVTVLDLADFPMPLYDGDLEAEHGIPENAKALKELFLAHQGLLLSCPEYNSSITPLLKNTIDWVSRPVEGEGPLAAYQGKVCSLMSASPGALGGLRGLVHVRSILQNIGVIVLPKQVAISQANNVFTDDGALNDSRQQETIEGLGKSLCGFLQKLQ; encoded by the coding sequence ATGAGCCAACCGAGGATTCTTGCTTTCGCCGGAAGTGCCCGCCGCGATTCATTTAATAAGAAGCTGATCAAGATCGCGGCCAAAGCAGCCCAGCAGGCCGGAGCCGAAGTTACCGTGCTCGACCTGGCTGACTTCCCCATGCCGCTATACGACGGCGATCTGGAAGCAGAGCATGGGATCCCGGAGAACGCCAAGGCGCTCAAAGAATTGTTTCTCGCGCATCAGGGATTGTTACTTTCGTGTCCGGAATACAACAGCTCGATCACGCCGCTGTTGAAGAACACGATCGACTGGGTGTCGCGTCCCGTCGAAGGAGAGGGACCGCTGGCCGCTTACCAGGGCAAAGTCTGTTCGCTGATGAGCGCTTCGCCTGGGGCATTGGGTGGTCTTCGCGGACTGGTTCACGTGCGATCCATTCTGCAAAACATCGGCGTGATCGTGTTGCCCAAGCAAGTGGCTATTTCGCAGGCTAATAATGTGTTTACTGATGATGGGGCACTCAACGATTCTCGGCAGCAAGAAACCATTGAAGGATTGGGAAAAAGCCTGTGTGGTTTCTTGCAGAAGCTGCAATAA
- a CDS encoding CDGSH iron-sulfur domain-containing protein, translating into MSETKIRIRDNGPFLVEGPVTLEDSEGNSYTIDKPTIALCRCGHSDNKPFCDGKHKHCGFLSEDRANPA; encoded by the coding sequence ATGTCTGAAACCAAGATTCGCATCCGTGACAATGGCCCCTTTTTGGTCGAAGGGCCGGTGACGTTGGAAGATTCCGAAGGGAACTCTTACACGATCGACAAGCCGACCATTGCGTTGTGCCGCTGCGGCCATTCCGACAACAAACCGTTTTGCGACGGCAAGCACAAGCATTGCGGCTTCCTTTCGGAAGATCGTGCCAATCCAGCGTAA
- a CDS encoding radical SAM protein, giving the protein MSTHHLHTQHQRTFEGNRFVYPVLSRRSKGISVGVNLNPDKICNFDCIYCQVDRRTESEVRFVESDRYFHELEEMLDLCASGEIFRTAKFAETPQHLRRVNDIAFSGDGEPTTYKNFDDLIERSAEIKRKHGLNDVKMVLITNATMFHRPHVQRGLEILDANQGEIWAKLDAGTESYYRTIERTKIPFQRVLDNLLLAAKVRPIVIQSMFLKLWGESPKPEEITAFCDRLNEIVDGGGQIKLVQVYTVARKPAESIVTPLEDVEVDAIAQAVRERTGLSAEVYYGSSDY; this is encoded by the coding sequence ATGTCGACCCATCACTTACACACCCAGCACCAGCGTACGTTCGAAGGGAACCGGTTCGTTTATCCGGTTCTTTCTCGGCGGAGCAAGGGGATATCGGTGGGGGTCAATTTGAACCCGGACAAGATCTGCAATTTCGATTGCATTTACTGCCAGGTCGATCGACGCACCGAAAGCGAAGTCCGCTTTGTTGAAAGCGATCGCTACTTCCACGAACTGGAAGAAATGCTCGACCTGTGTGCTTCCGGCGAAATCTTCCGCACGGCCAAGTTCGCCGAGACCCCGCAGCATCTGCGACGGGTCAACGACATCGCGTTCAGTGGCGACGGCGAGCCGACCACCTATAAGAACTTCGACGATCTGATCGAGCGCAGCGCCGAAATCAAACGCAAACATGGGCTGAACGACGTGAAGATGGTGTTGATCACCAACGCCACCATGTTTCATCGTCCGCACGTGCAGCGAGGCCTTGAGATCCTCGACGCCAACCAAGGCGAGATCTGGGCTAAGCTCGACGCCGGTACCGAAAGCTATTATCGCACGATCGAACGAACCAAAATTCCTTTTCAGCGGGTACTCGATAACCTACTGCTGGCCGCGAAGGTGCGACCGATTGTGATTCAATCGATGTTCCTGAAGCTATGGGGGGAAAGCCCCAAGCCAGAGGAAATTACGGCCTTCTGCGATCGCTTGAACGAAATCGTCGACGGCGGCGGCCAGATCAAACTGGTTCAGGTTTACACGGTGGCCCGTAAACCGGCCGAGTCGATTGTCACGCCGCTGGAAGACGTGGAAGTCGACGCAATCGCCCAGGCCGTTCGCGAGCGGACCGGCCTTTCCGCGGAAGTTTACTACGGCAGTTCGGACTACTAA